The following are encoded in a window of Acidimicrobiales bacterium genomic DNA:
- a CDS encoding acyl-CoA dehydrogenase family protein gives MDFAWSPRLLELGKEAADLARRWTAEHPDEVRDDSWIVGNSTEFAAELARRGWLGMTWPESEGGGGRPPIERLVVFEALIAGGAPVASCWFADRQIGPTLLEFGSAEQRARWLPGIIAGESLWCIGMSEPDAGSDVAAIGTRAQRRGDDWIVNGQKVWTSGAALADWCYLIARTDPDAPPHKGLSELVVDMRSPGVEVRPIVDAVANEHFCEVHFNEVVVPDSHLVGAENGSFGQVMRQMEHERGGIDRLVSNRALYDDVVPLADHRDPLVRQEIAAIETGYRIGRLLVVREVLRQGPRGFSAATKTFCTEFEQRVADFCGRVLGAGTTAWDADDIDRLAARTARNICYAPGYTIMGGTTQVLRNILGERVLGLPREPRPPRA, from the coding sequence ATGGACTTCGCCTGGTCACCCCGATTGCTCGAGCTCGGCAAGGAAGCAGCCGACCTCGCCCGGCGCTGGACCGCCGAGCATCCCGACGAAGTCCGCGACGACAGCTGGATCGTCGGCAACTCGACCGAGTTCGCTGCCGAGCTCGCCCGCAGGGGATGGCTGGGCATGACCTGGCCCGAGTCCGAAGGGGGTGGTGGTCGGCCCCCGATCGAACGGCTGGTGGTCTTCGAGGCGCTCATCGCCGGAGGTGCGCCCGTCGCGAGCTGCTGGTTCGCCGACCGCCAGATCGGGCCCACCTTGCTCGAGTTCGGCTCGGCCGAACAGCGGGCCCGGTGGCTACCGGGGATCATCGCCGGCGAATCGCTGTGGTGTATCGGGATGAGCGAACCCGACGCCGGATCCGACGTGGCCGCCATCGGCACCCGAGCCCAACGACGCGGTGACGACTGGATCGTGAACGGCCAAAAGGTCTGGACCAGTGGCGCCGCCCTGGCCGACTGGTGTTACCTCATCGCCCGCACCGATCCCGATGCCCCGCCGCACAAGGGGCTGTCCGAACTGGTGGTCGACATGCGCTCCCCCGGGGTCGAGGTCCGTCCGATCGTCGACGCGGTGGCCAACGAGCACTTCTGCGAGGTGCACTTCAACGAGGTGGTGGTGCCCGACTCGCACCTGGTGGGGGCGGAGAACGGCAGCTTCGGCCAGGTCATGCGCCAGATGGAGCACGAGCGGGGCGGGATCGACCGACTGGTCAGCAACCGAGCGCTGTACGACGACGTGGTACCGCTGGCCGACCACCGCGATCCCCTCGTCCGCCAGGAGATCGCCGCCATCGAGACCGGCTACCGAATCGGTCGGTTGCTGGTCGTCCGCGAGGTGCTCCGGCAGGGGCCGCGTGGCTTCTCCGCGGCGACCAAGACCTTCTGCACCGAGTTCGAGCAGCGTGTCGCCGACTTCTGTGGCCGGGTGCTGGGCGCGGGCACCACGGCGTGGGACGCCGACGACATCGATCGTCTCGCTGCGAGGACGGCCCGCAACATCTGCTACGCGCCGGGCTACACGATCATGGGCGGCACGACCCAGGTGCTGCGCAACATCCTCGGCGAGCGGGTGCTCGGGCTCCCCCGCGAACCCCGTCCGCCGAGGGCGTAA